From a single Vitis vinifera cultivar Pinot Noir 40024 chromosome 18, ASM3070453v1 genomic region:
- the LOC100242381 gene encoding laccase-14 — protein sequence MWLIMKVFLLQILAFLVFGGGIHCQASTRRLTFVVREASYTRLCSAKNILTVNGKFPGPTIYATKGETIIVDVYNKGNENVTIHWHGVTMPRYPWTDGPEYITQCPIQPGSKFTQKIILSTEEGTLWWHAHSDWTRATVHGAIIIYPKNGTKYPFHKPDREVPIILGEWWKNDVNAVRDEGLATGGDPDPSDALLINGQPGDLYPCSKSEVYNFPFLIADTFKLTVDHGKTYLLRIINAALQEALFFSIAKHKMTVVGTDGSYTKPLTRDFITIFPGQTYDVLLEANQRPDHYYMAAITYSVAPKYQDFYDNTTTTAIVQYNGYYTPSSPPSFPLLPAYNDTNASVQVMAGLRSLVDAEHPCNVPLSTSTNLIYTVSVNSYPCVNNSCAGANGTRFSSSINNISFDTPTVDILQAYYYNISGVYGDKFPSDLPLVFDFTADYLPLIYQLPSSGTEVRVLEYNSTVEIVFQGTNVLAATHHPMHLHGYSFYVVGWGFGNFDGNKDPLRYNLVDPPFQNTISVPSNGWVAIRFEASNPGVWFMHCHVERHLTWGMETAFIMKNGKHPEAQMLPPPSDMPPC from the exons ATGTGGCTGATCATGAAGGTTTTCCTCCTGCAAATTTTAGCGTTTCTAGTTTTTGGTGGTGGCATCCATTGCCAAGCTTCAACCCGTCGGCTTACTTTTGTG GTGAGGGAAGCTTCATATACAAGGCTTTGTAGTGCCAAGAACATCTTAACAGTAAATGGAAAATTTCCGGGACCAACCATATATGCTACGAAAGGAGAGACGATCATTGTCGACGTTTATAACAAGGGAAACGAAAACGTTACCATTCACTG GCATGGGGTGACCATGCCTAGATATCCATGGACAGATGGTCCTGAGTATATCACACAATGCCCAATTCAGCCAGGGTCAAAGTTTACCCAGAAGATCATCCTTTCCACTGAAGAAGGCACTCTATGGTGGCATGCTCACAGTGACTGGACCCGAGCCACTGTTCATGGAGCTATAATCATCTATCCCAAGAATGGAACCAAGTATCCTTTTCACAAGCCTGACAGAGAGGTCCCCATCATATTAG GAGAATGGTGGAAGAATGATGTGAATGCGGTTCGAGATGAAGGGCTTGCAACCGGAGGTGACCCTGACCCCTCTGATGCTTTATTGATAAATGGACAACCCGGTGATCTATATCCATGCTCAAAATCAG AAGTATACAACTTTCCCTTTCTAATTGCAGACACATTCAAGCTAACAGTGGATCATGGAAAGACCTATCTACTTCGCATAATCAATGCTGCCTTACAAGAGgctctcttcttctccattgccaAGCATAAAATGACAGTGGTTGGAACAGATGGTAGCTACACGAAACCATTGACACGAGATTTTATCACAATATTTCCTGGCCAAACCTACGATGTCTTACTAGAAGCTAACCAACGCCCGGATCACTATTACATGGCAGCTATAACTTATTCTGTTGCCCCGAAATATCAAGATTTTTATGATAACACAACCACCACAGCTATTGTACAGTACAACGGATACTACACTCCATCTTCGCCTCCATCCTTCCCTCTTCTTCCTgcatacaatgacacaaatgcGTCGGTTCAGGTCATGGCCGGCCTTCGAAGCTTAGTAGATGCGGAACATCCTTGCAATGTCCCATTGAGCACAAGCACTAACCTGATTTACACTGTTTCTGTAAACTCGTACCCATGCGTCAATAATTCATGTGCAGGGGCCAATGGGACGCGGTTCTCCTCAAGTATAAACAACATAAGCTTCGATACCCCTACAGTTGACATACTACAAGCTTACTATTATAACATCAGTGGTGTTTATGGAGATAAATTTCCTAGCGATCTACCACTGGTGTTCGATTTTACAGCTGATTATCTTCCATTAATCTATCAGTTGCCAAGCAGCGGAACAGAAGTAAGGGTGCTCGAGTATAACTCCACAGTGGAGATTGTTTTTCAAGGGACAAACGTGCTTGCAGCAACACACCACCCCATGCATCTCCATGGATACAGTTTCTATGTTGTTGGATGGGGATTTGGGAATTTCGATGGAAATAAGGACCCTTTACGCTATAATTTGGTGGATCCTCCCTTTCAGAATACCATCTCCGTTCCTTCGAATGGTTGGGTTGCAATCAGATTTGAGGCATCCAACCCTG GAGTGTGGTTCATGCACTGCCATGTAGAACGCCATCTGACTTGGGGCATGGAAACTGCGTTCATAATGAAAAATGGTAAACACCCGGAAGCTCAAATGCTGCCTCCTCCGTCGGACATGCCACCATGTTGA